The Sulfitobacter sp. SK011 genome contains the following window.
ACTTCCGGCGTCGAGCGGTTTTTTGACACCACCGATGGCTGGAATACGCCAGTGCTGGATGACAGGGCGGCACCCGTCTACAGCCGGCATCGCAGCTTGACCAAGGGCGAAACAAACTTGGTCGATCATCATCTCAACCGGCTATCGGCGCGCGTGGAAGAGCGCCATCAAACGACCCTCGCGGCCAAAAATATCTGAACCTTTACGCTCTGCCGCACCGCCCCGTGTGATACAGCGCACTGCCAGTATCCAGGCGATTATACCAAATAGAACCCCTGCCAAAGATTGGCCGATCAGCACACCCTGAGCGTCAAACAACACCGAGCCCAGCCAAACCAATGGGATGAGCGCCAATGCATTGCGACCCCAATTGGTGAGGGTCGACAGGAACGGCTGGCCCATATTGTTGAACGCCGCATTGGCAACGAACAAAACACCCGGAAAAAAGAACATCAAAGACAACGGTCCGCAGAACAGATATATCAAATCCCGGGTCACTCCGCTGGCCTCAAACAGGTCCGCCAGGGGCCCACGAAAAACAAAGAGCAACGCTGAAACGGTGCCGATGACCAAGGCCACAAACAGAACCGATGCGTTGAAGCCGCGCCGCACGCGGTCCATGTTTCCCGCCCCATAATTCTGGCCGATGATGGGCCCGACGGCCCCCGAAAGCGCAAATACGACACCAAAAGCCACCGGCGTCATGCGCCCGACAATTGCCATGCCAGCCACCGCTTCCTCACCGTAATCGGCCATCACACGAGTGACATAGGCCTGACCGACAGGCGTGGCGATCTGGGCCAGAATTGCTGGAAACGCGATTGCCATGATCGGCGACAGATCCCGCACCATGCCGGCCAACCTTGGGCGCGCAATACCGCCATAGATGCGGATGATTGGCAGCATGGCCATAATGGCAATCGCCACACGCGCGGCAAAAGACGCCATCGCGGCCCCGGTGAGTTCCAGATCAAGACCAAAGATCAGGATCGGATCCAGCACCGCGTTCACGATACCGCCCACAATCGTTGCCATCATCGCACGCCGCGCGTCGCCATATGCCCGAAGGACAGCAGCCCCCATCATACCAAGGATCAGGAAAGGCACAGACGGGACAACAATGCGCAGAAAATGCACACTGAGCATGGCCGTCTCGCCAACCGCCCCTAAAAGAGCGACCAGTGGCACGATAAAGATCCAGACCGCCAATGAAAATGCACTGCCAAAAACGAGGCCATAGGTCAGCGCATGGGTGGTCCGTTCGCGGGCAAGGGCCTCGTCTCCGGCACCCAAAGCGCGCGCAACCAGCGCCCCCGCCGCGATGCTCAGGCCAATTCCAAATGAGGTGGTAAAAAACAGGATTGCGCCCGCATATCCAACCGCCGCCGCCAATTCCGCTTTGCCCAGCATCGAGATGAAAATCAGGTCGACAAAATCGACGATGAAAACTGCCATCAATCCGATGGACGCGGTCAGCGACATCACGGCCACGTGCCTGAACAGGTTGCCCGTCAGAAACTTGGCGCTCCCCTCAGCCATGACGCTCCGGCGTATACCTCAGGATCGGTCGCAGGTGCCCCAGCACCGCGTTTACCTGCGCGCTCTTATGGTTTGCAGCAAGGGCATCACCGCAGCCATTTCCGGGCCATGCTCCTGACCTGTCAGCGCCAGACGCAAGGGCCGGAACAAGCCGCGGCCCTTGCGCCCTGTTGCTTCTTTGACGGCTGTCGTCCACGCCCCCCAGGTGCCCCCGTCAAATGGCATGTCAGGCAGCATCTTCATTGCGTCAGAAATGAACTCTTCATCGCCGTCCTCGATCACTGGATCGGCACCGTCCCGGAACATTGCCCACCAGACCTTCAGATCATTCAAGGTTTCGATATTTTCGTGCGTGACCGCCCAGAATTGCGCCGCTTTGTCAGCAGGTACGCCCAGATCGGCAATCGTGTCTGCAACTGCATCCAATGGCAACGCCTGCAAATACCGACCGGTCAATGGAAAGAGGTCCTGCACATCAAATTTGGTCGGCGCAGAGCCGAAGTGGTTGATATCAAACCCTTCTATCAATTCTGCCATATCTGTGCGCAGCTCAACCGGGTCACTGGACCCCAGTCGCGCCATCAGGCTGAGCAGGGCAAATGGCTGTATTCCCTGCGCCCGCAGATCGCGCAGCGCCAATGTGCCCAGACGCTTTGACAGCGCCTCGCCCTTCGGCCCGGTCAGCAGCGAATGATGCGCGAATTTTGGCACAGCGCCTGCGCCCAGCGCCTGCATGATCTGAATTTGTGTGGCAGTATTGGTCACGTGATCCGACCCGCGCACGACATGGGTCACACCCATTTCGGTATCGTCGACAACGGAGGCCAGCGTGTACAGAATCTGACCGTCGCCCCGGATCAACACAGGGTCGGATACCGATGACGCGTCAATAGAAATGTCGCCAAGGATACCATCTTCCCATTCAATGCGCTGCTGGTCGAGCTTGAACCGCCAGACACCCGCACCCCGCTCAGCGCGTAGCTTGTCCTTTTCCGCATCAGACAGCGCAAGGGCCGCGCGATCATACACCGGCGGCTTACCCATATTGAGCTGTTTCTTGCGCTTCAGATCAAGCTCGACCGGTGTTTCGAACGCCTCATAAAAGCGCCCCTTTTCACGCAGCTCTTCTGCCGCGGCATGGTATTGATCCAACCGCTCTGACTGGCGCTCAACCCGGTCCCAATGCAGGCCCAGCCATGACAGGTCTTCCTTGATCCCATCAACGTATTCTTCTTTGGATCGCTCGGGGTCGGTGTCGTCAATGCGCAGAATGAATGTACCGCCGGCCTTGCGCGCGATCATGTAATTCATCAGCGCCGTGCGCAGGTTGCCAACGTGGATATACCCGGTGGGGGACGGGGCAAAACGGGTGATCGTAGGGTTAGACATTTGCGGTTCTCCTGTTGGCCGATGGCTTGTCACAGGGGCGCACAATTGTCTAGGTCGCGTGAACAGGCCAACGGCTGGCCAGATCCCTCAGCCCTGCGCGGATCAGTTCGGCGAGCACGTCCATATCCGCATATTCCAGTTTGTTCAGATAGAGGCATGACTTGCCCTTGGTATGCTTGCCAAGCCGCGCCAATATTGCGTCAAAATCTGCATATCCCGGCATGATGTAGATCGACAGTTTCGCTTTGCGCGGCGCAAACCCGGTGGCAAGCCAGGACCCCGTGCGGCCGGACGTGTAGGTGTAATCATAGCGGCCATAGCCCAGCATACCGCCCTTGTAGAGAACCGGAGCCCAGCCTGTAATTTCGCGAAACATCGCATCAAGCTGCGCAGCCTCGCGGTGTCTGCGGATCGGTTCAACATTGGCCAGAAAATCTTTTACATCCGACATGTTAATACCCCCGGCACGGTTTTCGCCCAATCAACAACGATGCGGCATCATCGTCTTAGCGCCGCAAGATCAGTCGTTGAAAGGATAGCGGCCAGCCGCGTATTTGTCGATAAAATCGGCCGACGCGTGATGGCCAAGCGCACGGGCTTCTTCCGCCGGTGTCGCATAGTCGTCGATCCGGGTCCGGCGCGAAACATCTGCACCCGCATCAATCAACATCTTCATCGCGGGACGATCATCCCGCACCGCGGCCATATGCAGCGGCGTCCAGTCATTTATCCCATGTGCATTGCAATCTGCGCCCGCTTTGATCAGGACCGCCATCATATCATAGCGATCGCTCTTTTCGCGCTCGATGCAAGAATGCAATGGGGTGTAGCCTTCGGCATCCCTAAAAATCAATGTGACGCCCTTGCCAATCATCCATTCCACGGCAGCGAAACACCCAAGGTCAATCGCATTGGTGATCCAATGTCGTTGCACGAACGCATCTTTGCCCTGAGGAAAGTCATCAACGATAACAGCGGCTGTTTCCAGAGCGTCAAGTTGACCCAGCGCAAGCATCGCAACAATTTCGTCGTAGTCTGTTTTGATCATGTTTTCGCAGTTCAGGGCCGAACCTCAGGCCCTCATCCGCCTTCGTTCAACGCGCCGTTTTCCCACGTACCTGTGGCTTCTTCGCCCGTGGCATAGCGCATTGTCCCCGCCCCTTGACGTTTGCCAGCCTTGAATGTGCCCTCATAGACATCGCCATTGGCATAGGTCGCTTTGCCCTGGCCCTCGATCTCGCCGCGCGTCCAT
Protein-coding sequences here:
- a CDS encoding MATE family efflux transporter — protein: MAEGSAKFLTGNLFRHVAVMSLTASIGLMAVFIVDFVDLIFISMLGKAELAAAVGYAGAILFFTTSFGIGLSIAAGALVARALGAGDEALARERTTHALTYGLVFGSAFSLAVWIFIVPLVALLGAVGETAMLSVHFLRIVVPSVPFLILGMMGAAVLRAYGDARRAMMATIVGGIVNAVLDPILIFGLDLELTGAAMASFAARVAIAIMAMLPIIRIYGGIARPRLAGMVRDLSPIMAIAFPAILAQIATPVGQAYVTRVMADYGEEAVAGMAIVGRMTPVAFGVVFALSGAVGPIIGQNYGAGNMDRVRRGFNASVLFVALVIGTVSALLFVFRGPLADLFEASGVTRDLIYLFCGPLSLMFFFPGVLFVANAAFNNMGQPFLSTLTNWGRNALALIPLVWLGSVLFDAQGVLIGQSLAGVLFGIIAWILAVRCITRGGAAERKGSDIFGREGRLMALFHARR
- a CDS encoding DUF1801 domain-containing protein, which translates into the protein MSDVKDFLANVEPIRRHREAAQLDAMFREITGWAPVLYKGGMLGYGRYDYTYTSGRTGSWLATGFAPRKAKLSIYIMPGYADFDAILARLGKHTKGKSCLYLNKLEYADMDVLAELIRAGLRDLASRWPVHAT
- the gltX gene encoding glutamate--tRNA ligase — protein: MSNPTITRFAPSPTGYIHVGNLRTALMNYMIARKAGGTFILRIDDTDPERSKEEYVDGIKEDLSWLGLHWDRVERQSERLDQYHAAAEELREKGRFYEAFETPVELDLKRKKQLNMGKPPVYDRAALALSDAEKDKLRAERGAGVWRFKLDQQRIEWEDGILGDISIDASSVSDPVLIRGDGQILYTLASVVDDTEMGVTHVVRGSDHVTNTATQIQIMQALGAGAVPKFAHHSLLTGPKGEALSKRLGTLALRDLRAQGIQPFALLSLMARLGSSDPVELRTDMAELIEGFDINHFGSAPTKFDVQDLFPLTGRYLQALPLDAVADTIADLGVPADKAAQFWAVTHENIETLNDLKVWWAMFRDGADPVIEDGDEEFISDAMKMLPDMPFDGGTWGAWTTAVKEATGRKGRGLFRPLRLALTGQEHGPEMAAVMPLLQTIRARR
- a CDS encoding ankyrin repeat domain-containing protein, translating into MIKTDYDEIVAMLALGQLDALETAAVIVDDFPQGKDAFVQRHWITNAIDLGCFAAVEWMIGKGVTLIFRDAEGYTPLHSCIEREKSDRYDMMAVLIKAGADCNAHGINDWTPLHMAAVRDDRPAMKMLIDAGADVSRRTRIDDYATPAEEARALGHHASADFIDKYAAGRYPFND